A stretch of the Capsicum annuum cultivar UCD-10X-F1 chromosome 8, UCD10Xv1.1, whole genome shotgun sequence genome encodes the following:
- the LOC107839682 gene encoding dihydrolipoyl dehydrogenase 2, chloroplastic-like (The RefSeq protein has 1 substitution compared to this genomic sequence), with protein MQFSISLSLSSPSTICRSDSSSPAAASNGNVNLLNPRSLRFCGLRREAFGLNSSISMRRIESSSVTRRPCSNRILASLSGNGAPSKEFDYDLVIIGAGVGGHGAALHAVEKGLKTAIIEGDVVGGTCVNRGCVPSKALLAVSGRMRELQNEHHMKSFGLQVAAAGYDRQAVADHANNLASKIRSNLTNSMKSLGVDILTGFGSILGPQKVKYGDTVITAKDIIIATGSVPMVPKGIEVDGKTVITSDHALKLEFIPQWIAIVGSGYIGLEFSDVYTALGSEVTFVEALDQLMPGFDPEIGKLAQRVLINPRKIDYHTGVFASKITPAKDGKPVTIELIDAKTKELKDTLEVDAALIATGRAPFTQGLGLENINVQTQRGFVPVDSRMRVIDASGELVPHLYCIGDANGKMMLAHAASAQGISVVEQVTGKDHVLNHLSIPAACFTHPEISMVGLTEPQAREKAEKEGFEIGVAKTSFKANTKALAENEGEGIAKLIYRPDNGEILGVHIFGMHAADLIHEASNAIAMGTRIQDIKYAVHAHPTLSEVIDELFKAAKVKANTSSPAAEPVAA; from the exons ATGCAATCTTCaatttctctctccctctcttctcCATCTACGATCTGCAGATCGGACTCCTCCTCCCCCGCCGCTGCTTCCAATGGAAATGTCAATTTGCTGAATCCCCGATCACTTCGATTCTGCGGTCTGAGAAGGGAAGCTTTTGGATTGAATTCTTCTATTTCTATGAGGCGTATCGAGTCATCTAGTGTGACCAGGCGTCCTTGTTCTAACAGAATCCTGGCTTCTTTGTCTGGAAATGGAGCTCCTTCTAAGGAATTTGATTATGATCTGGTTATTATTGGAGCTGGCGTTGGTGGTCATGGTGCTGCTCTTCATGCTGTTGAGAAG GGCTTGAAAACTGCTATCATTGAAGGGGACGTAGTTGGAGGGACATGTGTAAATAGGGGTTGCGTTCCTTCCAAAGCCCTTCTAGCTGTGAGTGGTCGCATGCGGGAGCTTCAGAATGAGCACCATATGAAATCTTTTGGTTTACAG GTTGCTGCCGCGGGATATGACAGACAGGCTGTTGCTGATCATGCAAATAATTTGGCCTCCAAGATCCGTAGTAATTTGACTAATTCAATGAAATCCCTTGGTGTGGATATATTGACGGGTTTTGGGTCAATTCTG GGTCCACAAAAAGTCAAATATGGAGATACTGTGATAACAGCAAAAGATATTATAATTGCTACTGGTTCAGTACCCATGGTGCCCAAAGGCATTGAGGTTGATG GTAAGACAGTGATAACAAGTGATCATGCGCTCAAATTGGAATTTATACCTCAATGGATTGCTATTGTCGGAAGTGGTTACATTGGACTAGAATTCAGTGATGTGTATacggcacttggaagtgag GTTACCTTCGTTGAGGCTTTAGATCAGCTCATGCCTGGCTTTGACCCTGAGATTGGGAAATTGGCACAGCGAGTGCTCATAAATCCTCGAAAGATTGATTATCATACAGGTGTATTTGCAAGCAAG ATAACTCCAGCAAAGGATGGAAAACCAGTGACTATTGAGCTTATTGATGCAAAAACTAAGGAACTGAAGGATACACTGGAA GTAGATGCTGCTCTAATTGCAACCGGAAGGGCTCCATTCACACAGGGACTTGGCCTGGAAAAT ATAAATGTTCAAACACAACGTGGATTTGTTCCTGTTGATAGCCGCATGCGTGTCATTGATGCCAGCGGAGAGTTG GTTCCTCACTTGTATTGCATTGGTGATGCAAATGGAAAAATGATGCTTGCACATGCTGCAAGTGCACAAGGAATTTCTG TTGTAGAGCAAGTCACTGGAAAGGACCATGTCCTGAATCATTTAAGTATTCCAGCTGCATGCTTTACCCATCCCGAAATCAGTATGGTCGGATTAACAGAG CCTCAAGCCAGAGAAAAAGCTGAAAAGGAGGGCTTTGAGATTGGTGTAGCCAAGACTAGTTTCAAGGCTAACACAAAAGCTCTTGCTGAAAATGAAGGGGAGGGAATTGCAAAG TTGATATATAGACCCGACAATGGGGAGATCCTAGGTGTTCACATTTTTGGAATGCATGCTGCTGACCTCATTCATGAAGCATCCAACGCCATAGCTATGGGAACACGCATACAG GACATAAAGTATGCTGTTCATGCACATCCAACCTTGTCTGAAGTGATTGATGAACTCTTTAAGGCAGCAAAG GTTAAAGCTAACACTTCTAGTCCAGCTGCTGAGCCAGTTGCTGCTTAA